One Gemmatimonadaceae bacterium DNA segment encodes these proteins:
- a CDS encoding RNA polymerase sigma factor: MQTDELELKRAMNGDERAMRQLWLRHSPHIDAVVRRLCGDHDIAADIAQEVWIQIFRALPGYRGESQFGTWAHRIAVNRTLNALRKVKRLAKIETEIEDDSAFVEGDSDRTFLAESIEKAMTQLSPGARMVFVLHDIEGYTHDEIGKELGITSGGSKSQLFKARAKLRRLLAHLVDESNAGVGRTHAAPI; this comes from the coding sequence ATGCAGACCGACGAACTCGAGCTGAAACGCGCCATGAACGGCGATGAGCGCGCGATGCGGCAGCTTTGGCTGCGGCATTCGCCGCACATCGATGCTGTCGTGCGCCGCCTCTGCGGCGACCACGACATCGCCGCAGACATCGCGCAGGAAGTCTGGATCCAGATATTTCGCGCGCTTCCCGGGTATCGCGGCGAGTCGCAGTTCGGAACGTGGGCGCACAGGATCGCCGTGAATCGCACTCTGAACGCGCTCAGAAAGGTGAAGCGGCTCGCGAAGATCGAGACCGAGATCGAGGACGACAGCGCATTCGTCGAGGGCGACAGCGACAGGACCTTCCTCGCGGAGTCGATCGAGAAGGCGATGACGCAGCTCTCGCCTGGCGCGAGAATGGTTTTCGTGCTGCACGACATCGAAGGCTACACGCACGACGAGATTGGAAAGGAGCTCGGCATCACGTCGGGCGGATCGAAATCACAGCTTTTCAAGGCGCGCGCCAAGCTTCGCCGGCTGCTGGCGCACCTCGTGGACGAATCAAATGCCGGCGTAGGAAGAACACATGCTGCCCCTATCTGA
- a CDS encoding PDZ domain-containing protein → MNRTTIMRISLALIVLAAMIPRAAHAQREASRGWVGVAYTTGVGTTDHNGAMVFADYPVIESIEPNSPAERAGLSAGDTILAMNSQDLRKSPLPVASMVQPGKRIVFRFRRNAVREVTLTVAPRPRGSRESYEVTIFGPALSPSQPLGSGPGSQVLLRRPRPAAEVAARAAAAPVTPIAAMPSIVLGGPRILALAGAELTELNPGLGALAGVETPGVFVINVAVGTPAKESGLRPGDVIVKAGSLAIGDPGELIRAFRESNGSSLRLEIIRNKKPQTITLRW, encoded by the coding sequence ATGAACAGAACAACGATAATGCGAATCTCACTTGCGCTCATCGTGCTCGCGGCGATGATACCGCGAGCGGCGCACGCGCAGCGTGAAGCGTCGCGCGGATGGGTGGGCGTTGCGTACACAACTGGAGTCGGCACAACCGACCACAACGGCGCGATGGTCTTCGCCGATTATCCGGTGATCGAATCCATCGAGCCGAACTCTCCCGCCGAGCGTGCCGGACTGTCCGCGGGTGACACGATCCTGGCGATGAACTCGCAGGATCTTCGAAAGAGCCCGCTTCCTGTCGCGAGTATGGTGCAGCCGGGAAAGAGGATCGTCTTCCGGTTCAGACGGAACGCCGTGCGCGAGGTGACGCTCACCGTTGCGCCCCGTCCGCGCGGCAGCAGGGAATCGTACGAGGTCACGATCTTCGGCCCGGCGCTCTCGCCATCGCAGCCGCTGGGCAGCGGCCCCGGGTCGCAAGTTCTTCTCCGACGCCCGCGGCCGGCAGCCGAGGTCGCGGCAAGAGCTGCGGCCGCGCCGGTCACGCCGATCGCGGCAATGCCGTCGATCGTCCTGGGCGGACCGAGAATCCTCGCTTTGGCCGGCGCCGAGCTCACGGAGCTCAACCCCGGACTCGGCGCACTGGCCGGAGTGGAGACGCCCGGAGTGTTCGTGATCAACGTCGCGGTGGGCACGCCGGCGAAGGAATCGGGCCTCCGTCCGGGCGACGTCATCGTCAAGGCCGGATCGCTGGCAATCGGCGATCCGGGCGAGCTCATCCGGGCGTTCAGGGAATCGAACGGCAGCTCGCTGAGGCTTGAGATCATCCGGAACAAAAAGCCTCAGACGATCACGCTGCGCTGGTAA